In one Butyrivibrio proteoclasticus B316 genomic region, the following are encoded:
- a CDS encoding HD domain-containing phosphohydrolase — protein MADRSILIVDDNEINRGILGEIFKDKYNILEAGDGKEAMSMIEANEEKLAAILLDIVMPEMDGYQVLEAMQKKDNLNDSVPVLMITADTSTEAERTSYQKGAADVIHKPFDPVIVDKRVSRTVELFDSKNNLEIQVDDQTRVLKKQFIYLKKQEERIKSSNERVIDTIATIVEFRSMESIYHLKRIKGFVRILALTAMNNYPELGLNPHMVDVITQASAMHDIGKISVPDSVLLKPGRLTNEEFEVMKSHTTRGSEVIEMLKDVQDKEYYEICLDICRHHHERYDGGGYPDGLKGEENSIAAQLTAISDVYDALVSDRVYKSAYPVDKAYEMIKNGECGVFSPKILACFEFARPDMEKLVAQTKAAEAAEKGYSADAT, from the coding sequence ATGGCAGATCGATCAATTCTAATAGTTGATGACAATGAGATCAACAGAGGAATTCTTGGTGAGATCTTCAAGGACAAGTACAACATACTCGAGGCAGGCGATGGTAAGGAAGCCATGAGTATGATTGAGGCTAATGAGGAAAAGCTTGCGGCTATTCTTCTTGATATTGTCATGCCTGAAATGGACGGTTATCAGGTTCTTGAGGCCATGCAAAAGAAGGATAACCTAAACGATTCTGTTCCTGTTCTGATGATCACGGCAGATACTTCAACTGAAGCTGAGCGTACAAGTTACCAGAAGGGGGCTGCGGACGTTATACACAAGCCCTTTGACCCTGTTATTGTAGATAAAAGAGTATCAAGGACCGTTGAACTGTTTGATTCCAAGAATAATTTGGAAATCCAGGTTGATGATCAGACAAGAGTATTAAAAAAGCAGTTTATTTATCTCAAGAAACAGGAAGAGCGAATAAAAAGCAGTAATGAGAGAGTAATTGATACTATTGCTACTATAGTCGAGTTCAGGAGCATGGAGTCCATTTATCATTTAAAGAGGATAAAGGGCTTTGTGAGAATTCTTGCTCTGACAGCGATGAATAACTATCCTGAACTCGGACTTAATCCTCATATGGTCGATGTAATTACTCAGGCTTCAGCTATGCATGACATAGGTAAGATTTCAGTGCCGGATTCAGTTCTTTTAAAGCCCGGAAGACTTACGAACGAAGAGTTTGAAGTTATGAAATCCCACACTACCAGAGGCAGCGAAGTAATTGAGATGCTCAAGGATGTTCAGGATAAAGAGTATTATGAAATATGTCTTGATATTTGCAGACATCATCATGAGAGATATGACGGCGGCGGATATCCGGACGGCCTTAAGGGAGAAGAAAATTCAATAGCTGCGCAGCTGACAGCAATATCGGATGTTTATGATGCCCTTGTAAGTGATAGGGTCTATAAATCTGCTTATCCTGTGGATAAAGCTTACGAGATGATCAAAAATGGTGAGTGCGGAGTATTTTCACCCAAGATTCTGGCTTGCTTTGAATTTGCAAGACCTGACATGGAGAAACTGGTTGCCCAGACCAAAGCTGCAGAAGCAGCCGAAAAAGGGTACTCTGCAGATGCTACGTAA
- a CDS encoding acetyl-CoA C-acetyltransferase translates to MARKVVLAGACRTAIGTMGGTLSTTPAPALGAIVIREALKRAGVKPEQVDEVYMGCVIQAGLGQNPARQSAINAGIPVEVPATTINVLCGSGLHCVNLAAKLIGMGDADIIVAGGMENMSMAPYLMQQGRYGYRMGSGELQDAMIKDALTDAFGGYHMGITAENIAEQWHLTRQQLDEFAAWSQNKAEKAIAEGKFKEEIVPVEIKKKKETIIFDTDEGPRKGVTVEGISGLKPAFKKDGGVVTAANSSGINDAASAIIVMSEEKAKELGVKPLGTWIAGELAGVEPSIMGIGPVAATQKVMKKAGYTIGDFDLIEANEAFAAQSVAVQHDLGFSNDVLNVNGGAIALGHPVGCSGNRILVSLLYEMQRRDVHKGLATLCVGGGMGCAAIVER, encoded by the coding sequence ATGGCAAGAAAAGTAGTTTTAGCAGGAGCATGCAGAACAGCAATTGGAACAATGGGTGGAACACTTTCAACAACTCCGGCACCGGCTCTTGGTGCTATTGTTATCAGGGAAGCTTTGAAAAGAGCAGGAGTTAAGCCTGAGCAGGTTGATGAAGTATATATGGGATGTGTTATCCAGGCGGGTCTTGGACAGAATCCTGCTAGACAGTCAGCTATTAATGCAGGAATCCCTGTAGAAGTACCGGCAACAACAATCAATGTACTCTGCGGTTCAGGACTTCATTGCGTAAACCTTGCTGCCAAGCTCATTGGAATGGGCGATGCTGATATTATCGTAGCAGGCGGTATGGAGAATATGTCAATGGCTCCTTATCTTATGCAGCAGGGCCGTTATGGTTACAGAATGGGTTCGGGTGAGCTTCAGGATGCTATGATCAAGGATGCTCTTACAGATGCTTTCGGCGGTTATCATATGGGTATCACTGCTGAGAATATTGCTGAGCAGTGGCATCTTACAAGGCAGCAGCTTGATGAGTTTGCAGCATGGTCACAGAACAAAGCTGAAAAGGCAATTGCTGAAGGCAAATTCAAGGAAGAAATCGTTCCTGTAGAAATCAAGAAAAAGAAAGAAACTATTATTTTTGATACAGATGAAGGCCCGAGAAAAGGTGTGACTGTAGAGGGAATTTCAGGTCTTAAGCCTGCATTTAAGAAGGACGGCGGTGTAGTTACAGCTGCTAACTCTTCAGGAATTAACGATGCAGCGTCTGCTATCATAGTTATGAGTGAAGAAAAGGCCAAAGAACTTGGGGTTAAGCCACTTGGAACATGGATTGCAGGAGAACTTGCAGGTGTAGAGCCAAGTATTATGGGTATCGGACCTGTAGCTGCTACTCAGAAGGTAATGAAGAAGGCCGGATATACAATCGGTGATTTTGATCTTATTGAAGCTAATGAAGCTTTTGCAGCTCAGTCTGTGGCTGTACAGCATGATCTTGGCTTTAGCAATGATGTACTTAATGTTAACGGTGGTGCTATTGCGCTCGGACATCCTGTAGGATGCTCAGGAAACAGAATATTAGTATCTCTTTTGTATGAAATGCAGAGAAGAGATGTGCATAAAGGACTTGCTACTCTGTGCGTAGGTGGCGGAATGGGATGTGCTGCTATAGTTGAGAGATAA
- a CDS encoding energy-coupling factor ABC transporter ATP-binding protein: protein MHTGICGELLRIEHLSFAYEKDEQVLTDINLVAHDGESIGIIGANGIGKSTLMKLLVGLYLDYSGKLEVAGHPVDKKNLSHVREHIGYVFQDSDSQLFLSTIEDDVAFGPQNYGLSDEEVEKRVCQALEKVHITELRKKQTYKLSGGEKKLASIATILAMEPDIIIMDEPSIALDPRNRKNLIKILNEINSLKLVTSHDLDFIMDTCERTVLLDDGLIIADGSTREVLSDEKLLTEHGLELPLRLQ, encoded by the coding sequence ATGCATACAGGTATTTGCGGAGAATTATTACGAATTGAACATTTGAGCTTTGCTTATGAGAAGGATGAGCAGGTGCTGACTGATATAAATCTGGTTGCGCACGATGGCGAGAGCATAGGAATAATTGGTGCAAACGGAATTGGTAAATCTACGCTCATGAAATTATTGGTTGGTCTGTATCTGGATTACAGTGGAAAGCTTGAAGTTGCAGGACATCCTGTGGATAAAAAGAATCTAAGTCATGTAAGAGAGCATATTGGATATGTGTTTCAGGACTCGGACAGCCAGCTTTTTTTATCAACTATAGAAGATGACGTTGCGTTTGGACCGCAAAATTATGGGCTATCTGATGAAGAGGTTGAGAAAAGAGTTTGTCAGGCACTTGAAAAAGTACATATTACAGAGCTGAGGAAGAAACAGACTTATAAACTTTCGGGCGGAGAAAAGAAGCTGGCTTCAATTGCAACAATCCTTGCTATGGAGCCTGACATAATAATAATGGATGAGCCGTCGATAGCGCTTGATCCACGAAACAGAAAGAACCTTATCAAGATCCTAAATGAGATTAATTCTCTTAAACTTGTAACATCTCATGATCTTGACTTCATCATGGATACATGCGAGAGAACAGTACTCTTGGATGATGGCCTAATAATAGCTGACGGAAGTACCAGGGAAGTATTGTCAGATGAAAAACTGCTTACGGAGCATGGACTTGAATTACCACTTCGCCTGCAATAG
- the cbiQ gene encoding cobalt ECF transporter T component CbiQ: MNSIEKNINELNKLQNLQQRSHWMNDLHPLGKLLLSVLYIFTVVSFDKYSIAPLLVMAVYPIFGFIVGELSFKEGLYRMRLILPLVLFVGIFNPFLDKTLYTLYSISGDSSFTIRITGGMVSMITVMLKGFYSVLAAYILIATTSIDDICYALRCLHVPKVMVIVILLIYRYFGIMAIEADRIMTAYKLRAPHQNGIHYKAWGTLVGQWLLRSMDKAEDVYESMLLRGFTGDFRVRKKKVRAIDVLYPVIWIIAFVFIRHSGIFG; this comes from the coding sequence ATGAATTCAATTGAGAAAAATATAAACGAACTAAATAAATTACAAAATTTGCAGCAGCGTTCCCACTGGATGAATGACCTTCATCCGCTGGGGAAGCTGCTTCTTAGCGTTTTATACATATTTACTGTGGTGTCATTTGATAAATATAGTATTGCGCCGCTTCTTGTTATGGCTGTTTACCCTATATTTGGCTTTATTGTGGGTGAGCTTTCTTTTAAAGAGGGACTGTACAGGATGAGACTCATTCTTCCGCTGGTCCTTTTTGTAGGTATATTTAATCCTTTTTTGGATAAGACTCTTTACACTTTGTATAGTATTTCCGGAGACAGCTCTTTTACCATTAGGATAACAGGTGGAATGGTGTCAATGATAACTGTAATGCTAAAGGGCTTTTATAGTGTTCTTGCGGCATATATTCTCATAGCAACCACGTCGATAGATGATATATGCTATGCGCTTAGATGCCTTCACGTACCGAAAGTAATGGTGATTGTAATACTTCTTATATACAGATACTTTGGAATTATGGCTATTGAAGCTGACAGGATCATGACTGCATACAAATTAAGAGCACCGCACCAGAACGGAATCCATTATAAGGCCTGGGGAACTTTAGTTGGACAGTGGCTCCTTCGCAGCATGGACAAGGCTGAGGACGTTTATGAGAGTATGCTTTTAAGGGGATTTACCGGCGATTTCAGAGTCAGGAAGAAGAAAGTAAGGGCAATAGATGTGCTGTATCCGGTAATTTGGATCATAGCTTTTGTCTTTATCCGGCATTCGGGAATTTTTGGATGA
- a CDS encoding energy-coupling factor ABC transporter permease, which yields MHMADALVAPAVAGTMYVLSTGAAGVSVKKVREENDPKKIPVMGVMGAFVFATQMLNFTIPGTGSSGHLCGGMMLSAMLGPYAGFLTMIGVLLVQCLLFADGGLLALGCNIWNMAFYGCFVGAMLIWKPIMRKGASRIKIIVASILGCVLTLQMGAFSVSIETLLSGITELPFSVFVGTMQPIHLAIGLVEGLITAAVLVFVNEARPELLWGVGKSEDVKVNEGKLSFKGTIIAIAVAAAICGGAISLFASAFPDGLEWSMEQVAGTTELEADGGAYETAANIQETTSLLPDYAFKDSESPVGTSFSGIVGALVVVGVCVGASYAFRFFRKKDIAA from the coding sequence ATGCATATGGCAGATGCCCTTGTGGCACCGGCAGTAGCTGGGACAATGTATGTATTATCAACAGGAGCAGCGGGAGTTTCTGTAAAAAAAGTCAGAGAGGAGAACGATCCTAAGAAGATTCCTGTTATGGGCGTAATGGGAGCTTTTGTATTTGCAACTCAGATGCTCAACTTTACCATTCCGGGAACGGGTTCTTCAGGACATCTTTGCGGAGGCATGATGTTATCTGCTATGCTTGGACCTTACGCAGGATTCCTCACAATGATAGGAGTTCTACTGGTTCAGTGCCTTTTGTTTGCTGATGGAGGCCTTTTGGCACTTGGATGTAATATATGGAATATGGCCTTTTACGGGTGCTTTGTAGGTGCCATGCTGATCTGGAAGCCAATTATGAGAAAGGGAGCTTCTAGGATCAAGATAATAGTTGCATCAATTCTTGGATGTGTACTGACACTTCAGATGGGAGCTTTCTCTGTTAGTATAGAGACTTTATTGTCTGGAATAACAGAGCTCCCGTTCTCAGTATTTGTGGGAACAATGCAGCCTATACATCTTGCAATTGGTCTTGTTGAAGGCCTGATCACTGCAGCTGTCCTTGTGTTTGTAAATGAAGCCAGACCAGAGCTTTTATGGGGGGTTGGCAAATCTGAGGATGTTAAGGTAAATGAAGGTAAGCTCTCATTTAAGGGAACTATCATTGCAATCGCAGTGGCAGCAGCTATCTGCGGAGGAGCTATTTCCTTATTCGCATCTGCTTTTCCTGACGGACTTGAGTGGTCTATGGAACAGGTTGCCGGAACAACAGAACTTGAAGCAGATGGTGGTGCCTATGAAACTGCGGCAAACATTCAGGAGACAACATCTCTTTTACCTGATTATGCTTTTAAAGATAGTGAATCACCTGTAGGTACAAGTTTTTCAGGAATTGTCGGCGCACTTGTAGTGGTTGGCGTTTGTGTCGGTGCTTCCTATGCGTTTAGATTTTTCAGGAAAAAGGATATAGCAGCCTGA
- the mtnA gene encoding S-methyl-5-thioribose-1-phosphate isomerase: protein MSNILDYETVALVDDDDAIEIIDQTLLPGKTEMIRLHTAQEIWDAIYLLQVRGAPAIGVTAGFGIYLLMKHSKAENYNEFIGELKEKSDYLNSSRPTAVNLSWALKRMQNHIFEFCNIKALEDGSVCLDSAKEYDLKGMICEMRDESERIKAEDIDVCRRIGEYGLTLIKDGYGLLTHCNAGQLATCKYGTATAPMYLAHEKGMNIKVYCDETRPLLQGARLTAYELHSAGIDTTLLCDNMSASLMKSGAINAIFVGCDRVAANGDAANKIGTSVVATVAKRYNIPFYVCAPTSTIDINTPTGEEINIEQRKPEEVTEMWYKERMAPEGIKVYNPAFDVTDNELIAGIVTEYGVLGAPYKEAIADLFNKIQKK, encoded by the coding sequence ATGAGCAATATTTTAGACTATGAGACAGTGGCACTTGTTGATGATGACGATGCCATAGAGATAATTGACCAGACTCTTTTACCGGGGAAGACTGAGATGATCAGACTTCACACTGCACAGGAAATCTGGGATGCTATTTATCTTTTGCAGGTTAGAGGTGCGCCTGCTATAGGCGTTACAGCAGGCTTTGGAATATATCTTTTAATGAAGCACTCTAAGGCAGAAAACTATAATGAGTTTATTGGAGAACTTAAGGAAAAGAGTGATTATCTGAATTCATCAAGGCCTACAGCTGTAAATCTTTCCTGGGCACTTAAGAGGATGCAGAATCATATTTTTGAATTCTGTAATATCAAGGCTTTAGAGGACGGCTCAGTATGCCTGGATTCTGCAAAAGAATATGATTTAAAAGGCATGATCTGTGAGATGAGAGATGAGTCTGAGCGCATTAAGGCTGAAGACATTGATGTATGCCGCAGGATTGGTGAGTATGGTCTCACACTCATAAAAGATGGCTATGGACTTCTGACACATTGCAATGCGGGACAGCTTGCAACCTGCAAGTATGGAACAGCCACAGCGCCAATGTATCTTGCACATGAAAAAGGTATGAACATCAAGGTTTACTGCGACGAGACAAGACCTCTTTTACAGGGAGCCAGACTTACAGCTTACGAGCTTCATTCTGCAGGAATAGATACAACTCTTTTATGCGACAATATGTCTGCATCTCTTATGAAGAGCGGAGCTATCAATGCAATATTTGTTGGCTGTGACAGAGTAGCTGCAAATGGTGATGCGGCCAATAAGATAGGAACAAGCGTTGTTGCAACAGTAGCAAAGCGCTACAATATTCCATTCTATGTCTGTGCTCCAACGTCAACAATAGATATAAATACACCTACAGGTGAGGAAATCAACATTGAGCAGCGAAAGCCTGAGGAAGTAACTGAGATGTGGTACAAGGAGCGCATGGCTCCGGAGGGAATCAAAGTATATAACCCGGCTTTTGATGTGACAGACAACGAACTGATAGCGGGCATTGTAACAGAATATGGAGTTCTGGGGGCGCCATATAAAGAAGCTATCGCGGATTTGTTCAATAAAATCCAAAAGAAATAA
- a CDS encoding family 78 glycoside hydrolase catalytic domain — MFAGKNERLRGTKIIATLIAIAMLLPGLSGCDIGGDKTVSKEKEIPLIDEYDPGMSRAHFLSAPKENEADQGTFSGNVHPKEYEASFVMAVSGTEASFALGDSNGEYGRVSLYGIRAVEGNECFTFRSFNGGVEDNSYKAEIPLEPVSEDSESDNLDDGQKSEIAGVYNVRIAVSGDKASVSVNDQELGEITVPEFELACVGTYKSRGTDKAYIDDIEVTSAGQEIFSDCFDGIFENKLHSYDYEGVQESAFDPMYYKYAYDTKGKSMIITSGFTLSETDKDPAGVFKREIDIDKKKLDSAYLYMTALGSFDIELNGQKVSENFFDPGKMVFDKYLNYVTYNVTDMLEDTNDLYIYLFHGFYDRAVGYPEVAAPWGDDLAVKGELVINYKDGTKEVIPTDDSFWVSRDSRYRFDDIYQGEIIDDRLNIYSTGNWSQPLLDAVDDKFIKAQICHKENESISEWGSLEYTGVSKTESGHFVYDFGQNIAGTIEIDLDRLTGSQTETGNDTGNADEAGIELKNGQVITFRYGEILNDDNMIPAGRDGEKGSVWTKGLLSAKSTDYYVCGNQSCGKLCFSHTYHGFRYVEIIGLDWQIPSDAIRAIAISSNVEQTGEFSCSDETINRLYQNSIYSLRANMMDNPTDCAQRDERLGWSGDAQAVSGFAMYAYDTEKFYRNYLKELRTQQAGDGSINDVAPTNNPFGGHSCWGDSITQITWNAYLHYGDESIITDNIGASEKWVDYLVGRSEDYLLTTDGYGDHLSGQTTPQALSDTAWAAHSARLVARMNKVLGNEDKAAIYGGYADAFAGKWQETFIREDPSVAAGILEADAESETAYALGIAFDLFPEDMKLEAAERLNILSEYGSYLFYPGYAGMAHYLPALSQNGYGSTAVKVMTNTSPGGLAHPLSMGMTTNPEDMGVFRYQDRDGNPYPDGIYEITGSLNHAAYSSVLAFCYSDILGIRADEEEPGYKHFYVKPTVTEALESAEGSLKTRSGLIKVSWNAAAKEISITVPVDSTCTLILPTGEVKDYAGGKYTINW, encoded by the coding sequence TTGTTTGCAGGAAAAAATGAGAGGCTAAGAGGAACGAAAATAATTGCGACGCTTATTGCAATTGCGATGTTATTGCCGGGGCTATCAGGCTGTGACATTGGCGGCGATAAAACTGTTTCAAAAGAAAAAGAGATTCCTCTTATAGATGAATATGATCCTGGCATGAGCAGAGCGCATTTTTTAAGTGCTCCAAAGGAAAATGAAGCTGACCAAGGCACGTTTTCTGGGAATGTGCATCCTAAAGAATATGAAGCATCTTTTGTCATGGCTGTAAGCGGAACTGAAGCAAGTTTTGCTCTTGGAGATTCCAATGGAGAGTACGGAAGAGTTTCATTATACGGAATCAGAGCTGTTGAAGGAAATGAATGTTTCACTTTTAGAAGCTTTAATGGAGGCGTTGAGGATAACAGCTATAAAGCAGAGATTCCGCTTGAGCCAGTAAGTGAAGATTCAGAGTCTGATAATTTGGATGACGGGCAAAAGAGTGAAATTGCAGGTGTCTATAATGTGAGGATAGCTGTGAGCGGCGATAAAGCCAGCGTATCAGTAAATGATCAGGAGCTTGGAGAGATAACTGTACCTGAGTTTGAGCTTGCCTGCGTTGGAACCTACAAATCAAGAGGCACAGACAAAGCTTATATTGATGATATTGAAGTGACTTCTGCTGGCCAGGAGATTTTTAGCGATTGTTTTGACGGGATTTTTGAGAATAAGCTTCATAGCTACGATTATGAAGGAGTGCAGGAGAGTGCCTTTGACCCAATGTATTATAAGTATGCTTATGATACCAAGGGAAAGAGCATGATCATTACGTCCGGATTTACACTATCAGAAACAGATAAAGATCCGGCCGGAGTTTTTAAGCGTGAAATTGATATTGATAAAAAGAAGCTGGATAGCGCGTATTTGTATATGACGGCTCTTGGCTCTTTTGATATAGAGTTAAATGGACAGAAGGTTTCAGAAAACTTTTTTGACCCCGGGAAAATGGTGTTTGATAAGTATCTTAATTATGTTACTTACAATGTGACTGACATGCTTGAAGATACTAATGATCTGTATATATATCTTTTCCATGGGTTCTATGACAGGGCGGTTGGATACCCTGAAGTGGCTGCGCCCTGGGGAGATGACCTGGCGGTGAAGGGTGAACTTGTAATAAATTACAAGGACGGGACCAAAGAGGTAATTCCAACTGATGACAGCTTTTGGGTCAGCAGAGACAGTAGATATAGATTTGATGACATCTATCAGGGAGAGATCATTGATGACAGACTGAATATATATTCTACGGGGAACTGGAGTCAGCCTTTGCTTGATGCTGTCGATGATAAGTTTATAAAAGCGCAGATATGTCATAAGGAAAATGAGTCTATTTCGGAGTGGGGTAGCCTTGAGTACACCGGTGTCAGCAAGACTGAAAGCGGGCATTTTGTATATGACTTTGGACAGAATATTGCAGGAACTATTGAGATAGATCTGGATAGGCTTACAGGAAGTCAGACAGAAACCGGTAATGATACCGGAAATGCAGATGAAGCTGGCATTGAATTAAAGAATGGCCAGGTGATTACTTTTAGATACGGCGAGATATTAAACGATGATAATATGATCCCGGCAGGCAGGGATGGAGAAAAAGGCTCTGTCTGGACAAAAGGGCTTTTGTCTGCAAAAAGTACTGACTATTATGTTTGTGGAAATCAATCTTGTGGAAAACTTTGCTTTTCTCACACTTACCATGGCTTTAGATATGTAGAAATAATTGGACTTGATTGGCAGATACCTTCTGATGCCATAAGAGCAATTGCTATTTCTTCTAATGTGGAGCAGACGGGAGAATTTAGCTGTTCGGATGAAACAATCAATAGGCTTTATCAGAATTCGATTTATAGTCTTAGGGCGAATATGATGGATAATCCTACTGACTGTGCCCAGAGAGATGAGCGACTTGGATGGTCAGGTGATGCGCAGGCAGTATCGGGATTTGCCATGTATGCATATGACACGGAAAAGTTTTATCGCAATTATTTAAAAGAGCTTAGAACGCAGCAGGCGGGAGATGGCTCAATAAATGATGTGGCTCCCACCAATAATCCGTTTGGTGGCCATAGTTGCTGGGGAGACAGTATTACACAGATTACATGGAATGCTTATCTGCATTATGGTGATGAGTCGATAATTACTGATAATATAGGAGCTTCCGAGAAGTGGGTTGACTATTTGGTTGGAAGGTCTGAGGATTATCTTTTAACAACAGATGGTTATGGAGATCATTTATCCGGCCAGACGACTCCGCAGGCTTTGTCAGATACTGCCTGGGCAGCGCATTCAGCAAGACTTGTTGCCAGGATGAATAAAGTGTTAGGCAATGAAGATAAGGCTGCAATTTATGGTGGTTATGCAGATGCGTTTGCCGGAAAATGGCAGGAGACGTTTATAAGAGAGGACCCTTCAGTTGCTGCAGGCATACTGGAGGCTGACGCAGAATCAGAAACTGCGTATGCTTTGGGGATAGCATTTGATCTTTTCCCGGAGGACATGAAGCTGGAGGCAGCAGAGAGACTTAATATTTTAAGTGAGTATGGTTCATACCTCTTTTACCCGGGGTATGCAGGAATGGCACATTATCTGCCTGCTCTTTCGCAAAACGGCTATGGAAGTACAGCAGTTAAGGTCATGACTAATACCAGTCCAGGAGGGCTGGCGCATCCTCTTTCCATGGGGATGACTACCAATCCTGAGGATATGGGAGTATTCAGATATCAGGACAGAGATGGAAATCCTTATCCTGATGGCATTTATGAAATAACAGGATCGCTTAACCATGCGGCATACTCAAGCGTTCTGGCATTTTGTTACAGTGATATTCTGGGGATCAGGGCTGATGAAGAGGAACCGGGATACAAGCATTTTTATGTAAAACCTACTGTTACGGAAGCTCTTGAGAGCGCAGAGGGGTCACTAAAGACCAGAAGTGGGCTTATAAAGGTTTCCTGGAATGCGGCTGCTAAAGAAATATCGATCACAGTACCTGTTGATTCTACATGTACTCTTATTCTTCCGACAGGCGAAGTTAAGGACTATGCAGGCGGGAAATATACAATTAACTGGTAA
- a CDS encoding SEL1-like repeat protein, with protein MDKKQKLLDLIDKAGKGSIEAAEEIAVGYYKGSFGDKNPAKAKKWASYAAKHGSEVAQELLGKL; from the coding sequence ATGGACAAGAAACAAAAATTATTAGATTTAATTGATAAGGCAGGCAAGGGAAGTATTGAGGCTGCTGAAGAGATAGCTGTTGGATATTATAAAGGCAGTTTTGGCGATAAGAATCCTGCTAAAGCAAAAAAGTGGGCTTCTTATGCTGCAAAACACGGAAGTGAAGTTGCTCAGGAGCTATTGGGGAAACTGTAA
- a CDS encoding DNA alkylation repair protein: MDVYERLIKEKDDEYKEFQAKLVPNIDPSIIIGVRTPQMRTIAKEVFANKDRDEFLNDLPHKYYEENLVHFFVISMIKDFDETVQRVEEFLPFVDCWPVSDQATPKSFKRNHEKLLPYVKKWIASDEVYTARFGIRMLMNEYLGDDFKEEYLELVASKRGDDYYLKMMVAWYFATALAKRYDESVKYIEEHRLDDWVHKKAIQKAVESFRVSDEHKEYLKRFR; the protein is encoded by the coding sequence ATGGATGTTTACGAAAGACTAATTAAGGAAAAAGATGATGAGTACAAGGAGTTTCAGGCTAAACTTGTACCTAATATTGACCCCTCTATAATTATTGGCGTCAGAACTCCACAAATGCGTACTATAGCTAAAGAGGTGTTTGCCAATAAGGACAGGGATGAATTCTTAAATGATCTTCCGCATAAATATTATGAGGAGAATCTTGTGCACTTTTTTGTTATTTCAATGATAAAGGATTTTGATGAGACAGTTCAAAGGGTTGAGGAGTTTCTTCCTTTTGTTGATTGCTGGCCGGTGTCTGACCAGGCAACTCCCAAGTCTTTTAAAAGGAACCATGAAAAGCTCCTTCCTTATGTGAAAAAGTGGATAGCCTCAGACGAAGTTTATACCGCTAGATTTGGCATTCGTATGCTGATGAATGAGTACCTTGGAGATGATTTCAAAGAGGAATATCTTGAACTTGTGGCATCCAAAAGGGGAGATGACTACTACCTTAAGATGATGGTGGCCTGGTACTTTGCAACTGCTCTGGCCAAAAGATATGACGAAAGCGTCAAGTATATAGAGGAGCACAGGCTTGATGACTGGGTACATAAGAAGGCAATACAAAAGGCTGTAGAGAGCTTTAGGGTGTCTGATGAGCACAAGGAATATTTGAAAAGATTTAGGTAA